The bacterium genome includes a region encoding these proteins:
- a CDS encoding ABC transporter ATP-binding protein/permease: MLAPSVMLKYVVDDYILPGQMSGVWLIAGAFMLILILTYIIESYTFYEIQKIGQESIRDLRMDLFRHLEHQSLGFFDKKAVGWLVTRMTSDVNVLHELFAQGVVGIFQQMFTLVGILAVLLYFNVYLTLWTMIIVPLVMLLSWFFRRRIRVSYRLTRLRLSRLNTHVQENVTGMRTVQANTQEERQHRRFLELNDLYRDAHYQTVFAFSIFFPMIEIISVIAMSLIIWQGGGQFMKGAITVGELIMFFTLLDRFFMPIRDLSEKYNLVQAAIAAAERLFKLLDTKPAIQDPEQPKEWPGFRHSIEFRDVWFAYKDEDWVLRGVSFKIERGQNVAIVGPTGSGKTTLMSLLCRFYDIQKGQILIDGVDLREMKQDDFRRHIAIVLQDVFLFNGSVEQNIRLGEKSIDDERIREVAKAVGAHPFIERLPRGYETGVMERGATLSVGQKQLLSFARALAFDPDILILDEATSSIDTETEQLIQEAVGRISSGRTALIIAHRLSTIQRADKILVIHHGHLAEEGNHQELLARDGLYRRLYELQYREELAG, translated from the coding sequence ATGCTCGCGCCGTCTGTCATGTTGAAGTACGTCGTCGACGATTACATTCTGCCCGGACAGATGAGCGGCGTGTGGCTCATTGCCGGTGCATTCATGCTTATCCTGATCCTGACGTACATTATTGAAAGCTACACCTTCTACGAAATCCAGAAGATCGGCCAGGAAAGCATCCGCGATCTTCGCATGGATCTGTTCCGTCACCTCGAACATCAATCGCTCGGCTTCTTCGATAAGAAGGCTGTCGGCTGGCTGGTAACGCGCATGACGTCGGACGTTAACGTTCTGCACGAGCTCTTCGCGCAGGGCGTCGTTGGGATCTTCCAGCAGATGTTCACACTCGTCGGTATTCTGGCGGTCCTGCTTTATTTCAACGTGTACCTGACACTGTGGACGATGATCATTGTGCCGCTGGTGATGTTGTTATCGTGGTTCTTCCGCCGGCGTATTCGCGTGTCCTATCGACTGACGCGACTGCGCCTGTCGCGGCTCAACACGCACGTTCAGGAGAACGTGACGGGCATGCGCACCGTGCAGGCCAATACCCAGGAGGAGCGTCAGCATCGACGCTTCCTCGAGTTGAACGATCTGTATCGCGACGCCCATTACCAGACCGTTTTCGCCTTCTCGATCTTCTTCCCGATGATTGAAATCATCTCGGTCATCGCGATGTCACTGATCATCTGGCAAGGCGGCGGGCAGTTCATGAAAGGCGCGATCACCGTCGGTGAATTGATCATGTTCTTTACGTTGCTGGATCGATTCTTTATGCCGATTCGCGACCTCTCCGAGAAGTACAACCTGGTGCAGGCCGCGATCGCTGCGGCCGAGAGGCTTTTCAAACTCCTCGATACGAAGCCTGCCATTCAGGATCCGGAACAACCGAAGGAATGGCCCGGATTCCGTCACTCGATCGAGTTCCGCGATGTGTGGTTTGCATACAAGGACGAAGACTGGGTGCTGCGCGGTGTGAGCTTCAAGATCGAGCGCGGCCAGAACGTGGCCATCGTCGGTCCAACAGGCTCCGGCAAGACGACGCTCATGTCGTTACTCTGTCGCTTCTATGACATTCAGAAGGGACAGATTCTGATCGATGGAGTCGACCTGCGCGAGATGAAGCAGGACGACTTCCGACGCCACATCGCGATCGTTCTTCAGGACGTCTTCTTGTTCAACGGATCGGTGGAACAGAACATTCGATTGGGCGAGAAGTCGATCGACGACGAACGCATCCGCGAGGTCGCCAAAGCCGTCGGTGCGCATCCCTTCATCGAGCGACTTCCGCGCGGCTACGAGACGGGCGTGATGGAGCGAGGCGCGACCCTGAGCGTGGGCCAGAAGCAGCTGCTCTCGTTTGCCCGCGCGCTGGCCTTTGATCCAGATATTCTTATATTGGACGAGGCGACATCAAGCATCGATACTGAGACCGAACAGCTCATTCAGGAAGCTGTCGGGCGCATTTCTTCGGGCCGCACCGCCTTGATTATTGCCCACCGTCTCTCCACGATTCAGCGGGCCGACAAGATCCTCGTCATCCACCACGGGCACCTGGCCGAGGAGGGAAATCACCAGGAACTCCTTGCCCGGGACGGACTCTATCGACGCCTGTACGAGCTCCAGTACCGCGAAGAGCTTGCCGGATAG
- a CDS encoding extracellular solute-binding protein, which yields MYRSIIAGLFLSVAFLVACGGGEKEAAAQEVVVYTALDREFSEPILKQFTEETGIVVKPVYDTEAVKTTGLVNRLIAEKARPTCDVFWNNEIVRSIQLKREGVTEAYRSPSAEKIPPELKDPEGHWTGFATRARVICANTELLPTEADRPQNVSDLIRKQWQGKAAFAKPLFGTTATHAAVIWAEQGEEVFRAFWSTAMENAVMVAGNAQARDAAADGELPWCLTDTDDAYGALLDGKPVEIIYPDDGANEEGIILIPNTVVLIKNAPHPEAARALIDYLLSPEVEAKLAQSRSAQIPVRDGIAPPEGLKSLEGRHIRDIDWEAVADALEPSQAALAEMLANQ from the coding sequence ATGTATCGTTCAATCATCGCAGGTCTGTTTCTTTCGGTGGCGTTTCTCGTCGCCTGCGGTGGGGGAGAGAAGGAAGCCGCTGCACAGGAGGTCGTGGTCTACACGGCGCTCGATCGCGAGTTCTCCGAGCCGATCCTGAAGCAATTCACCGAAGAAACCGGAATCGTCGTCAAACCCGTGTACGACACGGAAGCCGTCAAGACGACGGGCCTTGTGAATCGGCTGATCGCCGAGAAGGCCCGTCCGACGTGCGACGTGTTCTGGAACAACGAGATTGTGCGTTCGATTCAACTGAAACGCGAAGGTGTGACCGAGGCCTATCGTTCTCCGAGCGCCGAGAAGATCCCGCCCGAACTGAAGGACCCAGAGGGACACTGGACGGGATTTGCGACACGCGCTCGGGTGATTTGCGCGAATACGGAACTGCTGCCCACTGAAGCCGATCGCCCGCAGAATGTCTCCGACCTGATCCGCAAGCAGTGGCAAGGCAAGGCAGCCTTTGCCAAGCCGCTGTTTGGCACGACGGCCACACACGCCGCCGTCATCTGGGCCGAGCAGGGCGAGGAGGTCTTCCGTGCCTTTTGGAGTACCGCCATGGAGAATGCCGTTATGGTGGCCGGCAACGCCCAGGCTCGCGATGCGGCCGCCGATGGCGAATTGCCCTGGTGTCTGACCGATACGGATGACGCCTACGGCGCGCTGCTGGACGGGAAGCCTGTGGAGATCATTTATCCAGACGACGGGGCCAACGAGGAAGGCATCATTTTGATTCCGAACACGGTCGTCCTGATCAAGAATGCCCCGCACCCGGAAGCTGCCCGGGCGCTGATCGACTACCTGCTGTCGCCGGAGGTGGAGGCGAAGCTGGCCCAGTCCCGAAGCGCCCAGATCCCCGTCCGGGACGGAATCGCGCCCCCCGAGGGGCTGAAATCCCTTGAGGGCCGGCACATCCGCGATATCGACTGGGAAGCGGTCGCGGACGCACTGGAGCCTTCCCAGGCGGCGCTGGCCGAGATGCTTGCCAACCAGTAG
- a CDS encoding PAS domain S-box protein, whose product MKHRRVVPWIRPQQILPVAAIVLLVAAGTVAVYRLLDKEHHRLVQTQIDMTTTIQAEFLAQVFLHRQELVEEIGKSWRDERSPTFISLVQRSRELLEGPDAFAAISVYDTRQPAHSLQVFPDTTLRFLDSSQIKEAEVRKVINELQISPGRHAWTIPLQSLKSPVEAILVSEVGNGMFIISSFQLEEYLHDTFSTISPDGLVLELYHQGYLLMEIGDTESGTSPPSITKPLALGPDSQGFSIRVIATPQFIDETENPINRFVLLAGLLVSIGLGAVVVVMLHGANRIHDIRRKYENLYDRAPVLYHTVDGDLKIVDVNETECRALGYESKELLDQSLQAIVGEESFLLDELRQRAGTGDPFREYMTYYRKDGEQVEVYVQATAERDETGRFWWLMTARDVSEERRTQREQVRSQRRIQFLSEVIENFEDGVLVVGWGGQIVYANPSAARLTESKNKDLQGRPIHELLPAPRAEQMWQEVQRAADRGRPWSDEVLQPTSEGEEPMRLGYRLAGLSEQLDGTKACILLLRNRTSQHQLSRELAESQRRYQTIFDQAPTGVVVLDAQGYIVDANAYYRRNTARTLDWYIGTQRQSIFTHPALINAGIHRRFQDLLDGQQLHLPEVIFPAKGGGESKVLSFKGIPDVNDQGRVEGAFLFIEDITERHRLEKQMQAHTEDLRGEKERLLEASRLKSQFIATISHELRTPLNAIIGFSRIIARKSAEVLDERQIGNLNHIQECGEKLLALINDLLDISKMEAGRMETNYETIPLISFAEEIREHVEPLMERNDNLLSFDIPSDIGTIEADPLRLQQILVNLLGNAAKFTHNGQVTLTMQATRPALPEPTGTLGDEEDDEEAVEPVDVPNQEEWIEISVHDTGIGIPPEQCAEIFNEFTQVDGSATRSYGGTGLGLAISKRLATLLGGDIVVESEVGVGSTFTLRMPRKRPVRVPAGALGK is encoded by the coding sequence ATGAAGCACCGACGCGTCGTTCCATGGATTCGTCCCCAGCAGATCCTGCCCGTTGCCGCCATTGTGCTGCTGGTTGCGGCGGGGACCGTGGCGGTCTATCGGCTGCTGGACAAGGAACACCATCGCCTGGTCCAGACCCAGATCGACATGACGACGACGATCCAGGCGGAGTTTCTGGCCCAGGTCTTCCTCCATCGCCAGGAGCTTGTCGAGGAGATCGGCAAGAGCTGGCGCGACGAGCGAAGCCCGACCTTCATCTCGCTCGTCCAACGATCGCGTGAATTGCTCGAAGGACCGGATGCATTCGCCGCGATCTCAGTCTACGACACCCGACAGCCCGCTCACTCACTGCAGGTCTTCCCGGATACCACTCTGCGCTTTCTCGACTCGTCTCAGATCAAGGAGGCGGAGGTCCGGAAGGTTATCAACGAGCTTCAGATCTCTCCCGGTCGCCACGCCTGGACGATTCCTCTACAGAGTTTGAAGAGTCCCGTAGAGGCGATCCTCGTCTCTGAAGTTGGCAATGGGATGTTCATCATCAGCTCCTTCCAACTGGAGGAGTACCTGCACGATACGTTCAGCACGATCAGTCCCGACGGTCTCGTTCTGGAACTTTATCACCAGGGCTATCTGCTGATGGAGATTGGCGACACAGAGTCAGGCACCTCTCCTCCATCGATCACAAAACCGCTGGCGCTTGGGCCGGACAGCCAGGGCTTCAGCATCCGCGTTATTGCCACCCCGCAGTTCATCGACGAGACAGAGAATCCCATCAATCGCTTTGTCTTGCTTGCCGGGTTGCTCGTTTCGATCGGTCTCGGGGCTGTTGTCGTCGTGATGCTTCACGGCGCGAATCGCATCCACGACATCCGACGCAAGTACGAGAATCTCTACGATCGCGCGCCGGTTCTCTATCACACTGTCGATGGCGATCTGAAGATCGTCGACGTCAATGAAACCGAATGTCGGGCGCTCGGGTACGAATCGAAGGAACTGCTCGATCAATCGCTACAGGCGATCGTTGGCGAGGAGTCGTTCCTGCTCGATGAACTGCGCCAACGCGCCGGTACCGGCGATCCATTCCGCGAGTACATGACGTACTACAGGAAAGACGGCGAGCAAGTGGAGGTCTACGTGCAGGCCACGGCGGAGCGCGATGAGACCGGGCGCTTCTGGTGGCTGATGACGGCGCGCGACGTCTCGGAGGAACGCCGCACCCAGCGCGAGCAGGTGCGTTCGCAGCGTCGCATTCAGTTCCTTTCCGAAGTGATTGAGAATTTCGAGGACGGCGTTCTGGTTGTCGGGTGGGGCGGACAGATCGTCTACGCGAATCCCTCCGCGGCCCGGCTCACGGAATCGAAGAACAAGGACTTGCAAGGCCGCCCGATCCACGAATTGCTGCCGGCACCGCGCGCCGAGCAAATGTGGCAGGAAGTGCAGCGCGCCGCCGATCGCGGTCGACCGTGGAGCGACGAAGTTCTGCAGCCCACGTCGGAGGGCGAAGAGCCCATGCGGCTCGGCTATCGATTGGCGGGCCTCAGCGAACAGCTCGACGGGACGAAGGCCTGCATTCTCCTGCTGCGCAATCGCACCAGCCAGCATCAGCTCAGCCGCGAGCTTGCCGAATCGCAGCGCCGCTATCAGACGATCTTCGACCAGGCGCCGACCGGCGTTGTTGTGCTCGACGCGCAGGGCTACATTGTCGACGCAAACGCATACTATAGGCGCAACACGGCGCGGACGCTCGATTGGTATATCGGCACGCAGCGGCAATCGATCTTCACCCATCCCGCGCTGATCAATGCCGGCATCCATCGCCGTTTCCAGGACCTCCTCGATGGTCAGCAACTGCACTTGCCGGAAGTGATCTTCCCCGCAAAGGGCGGCGGCGAATCGAAGGTGCTCTCCTTCAAGGGTATTCCCGACGTCAACGACCAGGGCCGCGTCGAGGGCGCCTTCCTGTTCATTGAGGACATCACGGAGCGTCATCGGCTCGAGAAACAAATGCAGGCACACACCGAGGACCTTCGCGGTGAGAAGGAAAGACTTCTCGAGGCCAGCCGCTTGAAGAGCCAGTTCATCGCGACGATTTCCCACGAGTTGCGGACGCCGCTGAATGCGATCATCGGCTTCTCGCGCATCATCGCGCGGAAGAGCGCAGAGGTGCTCGACGAGCGACAGATCGGTAACCTGAACCACATTCAGGAGTGCGGCGAGAAACTGCTGGCGCTGATCAACGACCTGCTGGACATCAGCAAGATGGAAGCGGGCCGCATGGAAACGAACTACGAGACAATCCCGCTGATCTCCTTTGCGGAAGAAATCCGCGAGCACGTCGAGCCGCTGATGGAGCGGAACGACAACCTGCTCTCCTTCGATATTCCTTCGGACATCGGCACGATCGAGGCCGATCCGTTGCGCCTCCAGCAGATTCTCGTGAACCTGCTCGGCAATGCCGCGAAGTTCACCCACAACGGCCAGGTGACATTGACCATGCAAGCCACACGCCCCGCTCTGCCGGAGCCCACGGGGACGTTGGGCGACGAAGAGGACGACGAAGAAGCCGTCGAGCCGGTCGATGTTCCGAATCAGGAGGAGTGGATCGAGATTTCCGTACACGACACCGGCATTGGCATCCCGCCAGAGCAGTGCGCGGAGATCTTCAACGAATTCACCCAGGTCGATGGCTCGGCGACGCGTTCCTATGGCGGGACTGGTCTTGGCCTGGCGATCTCGAAACGCCTGGCCACACTGCTGGGTGGAGACATTGTCGTCGAATCCGAGGTTGGCGTTGGGTCCACGTTTACGCTACGAATGCCGAGGAAGCGCCCCGTTCGCGTTCCGGCGGGGGCGCTGGGGAAGTAG
- a CDS encoding glycosyltransferase family 2 protein, whose product MSPPAVSVVILSYNSAEFLPVCLEELGRSRGVELEVIVVDNNSRDDSEAIARAHPLVDKTIQTGGNLGYSGGNNVGWREASHPYLVFLNPDCCVTRDALRSLIRPLIDDPTIGITGAKLYYPHSRKIQHAGGIRHPNAMSEHHGAFQIDDGQWDEDADVDYVTGALIGIRREEMEALGGFDEEFHPAYYEESDLAVRMQRSGRRVRYVASSVGYHWESPGLELNSPRFVRTSYRSRMIWLVKNYSLAQLLFVFLPFEWRWFWGPFACGFRKPVIRSYVSGAVFAAKCALRLRRRPPNVRNRIPPP is encoded by the coding sequence GTGTCGCCCCCAGCAGTTTCCGTCGTCATTCTTTCGTACAACAGCGCCGAATTCCTCCCGGTGTGCCTGGAGGAGCTGGGGCGTTCGCGCGGCGTGGAACTGGAGGTGATCGTCGTCGACAATAACTCGCGGGACGATTCGGAAGCGATCGCCCGTGCGCATCCGCTGGTCGACAAGACGATCCAGACCGGCGGCAACCTGGGGTATTCCGGTGGCAACAACGTGGGCTGGCGCGAGGCGTCCCACCCATACCTGGTGTTCCTCAATCCGGATTGCTGCGTCACGCGCGATGCATTGCGGAGCCTGATCCGGCCGCTGATCGACGATCCAACAATTGGGATTACTGGGGCGAAGCTCTACTACCCGCACTCGCGAAAGATCCAGCACGCCGGCGGCATTCGGCATCCCAATGCGATGAGCGAGCACCATGGCGCATTCCAGATCGACGACGGCCAATGGGACGAGGACGCCGACGTCGACTATGTGACGGGCGCCCTGATCGGCATCCGCCGGGAGGAGATGGAAGCCCTCGGAGGCTTTGACGAGGAGTTCCACCCCGCCTATTATGAGGAGTCGGACCTGGCTGTCCGGATGCAGCGCTCTGGCCGCCGCGTGCGGTACGTGGCCTCGTCGGTCGGGTATCACTGGGAGTCGCCGGGACTGGAGTTGAACAGTCCTCGATTTGTGCGGACAAGTTATCGATCACGGATGATCTGGCTCGTCAAGAACTACAGCTTGGCGCAGTTGCTCTTCGTCTTCCTGCCTTTCGAGTGGCGATGGTTCTGGGGGCCGTTCGCTTGCGGATTCCGCAAGCCGGTGATTCGGTCCTACGTCAGTGGAGCGGTATTTGCTGCAAAGTGCGCCTTGCGGCTTCGACGCCGCCCTCCAAACGTCCGGAATCGAATCCCGCCCCCATGA
- a CDS encoding ABC transporter ATP-binding protein/permease: MTAFQTIKPYLFKYKWRFLFGVSFVLVTNYLSARIPVIAGNAINQITNRDSLMDELRTIGIFLVAVAGLAGAFRYLMRRVMIDTSRDVEFDFRNDIYAHLQRLDPTFYDNHSTGDIMSRMTNDIDSVRMMIGPAIMYTANTLFSVPIVLVSMLLQDSTVTLWGLIPLLGMPLIVRKLGKHLHIRFRRQQDQLADVTTFVQEAIAGIRVIKAYGQEDSNYDRFDEENQEYIDRSLEVAKLQSFFFPTIRLLGGTGMLLILVMGARDIIAGNMEYGTLLSLLLLYWMLIWPLIAAGWVLNIYQRGASALDRINGILQADPKVRSEPTAVEPASLPKDLDVEFRELTFQYEGTTQPALQDITLNVPAGKTIGIVGRVGSGKSTLVHLLLRLYAVERGKLLLGGIDINDWPLDELRRRVGIVFQETFLFSDSIAENIRFGALGELSDEDVEAAATKADVHKDIVEFPDRYATLLGERGINLSGGQKQRLSMARALVRDASIMILDDSLSAVDTHTEEEILSELREIMKGRSTFLISHRISTVSMADEIIVLEDGRVTQRGTHEQLIAKPGLYAELHRRQLLEEEVEAIG; encoded by the coding sequence ATGACCGCTTTCCAAACGATCAAGCCGTACCTGTTCAAGTACAAGTGGCGCTTCCTCTTTGGCGTCAGCTTCGTCCTCGTCACAAACTACCTGTCTGCCCGCATTCCTGTGATTGCCGGCAACGCGATTAATCAGATCACCAATCGCGACAGTCTGATGGATGAACTGCGAACGATCGGCATCTTCCTGGTTGCCGTTGCTGGACTTGCGGGCGCCTTCCGCTACCTGATGCGGCGCGTGATGATCGATACATCGCGCGACGTCGAGTTCGATTTCCGCAACGACATCTACGCACATCTGCAGCGACTCGATCCGACTTTCTACGACAACCACAGCACCGGCGACATTATGAGTCGCATGACGAACGATATCGATTCGGTGCGCATGATGATCGGTCCGGCCATCATGTATACAGCGAACACACTTTTTTCCGTTCCGATCGTTCTTGTGTCCATGTTGCTACAGGATTCGACGGTGACGCTGTGGGGCCTGATACCACTGCTTGGCATGCCGCTGATCGTGCGCAAGCTCGGCAAGCACCTGCACATTCGCTTCCGACGCCAGCAGGATCAGCTCGCGGATGTCACCACGTTTGTCCAGGAGGCCATCGCGGGCATCCGGGTCATCAAGGCCTACGGTCAGGAAGACTCCAACTACGATCGCTTCGACGAAGAGAATCAGGAGTACATCGATCGCAGCCTGGAAGTGGCAAAGCTGCAGTCGTTCTTCTTCCCGACGATCCGCCTGCTGGGCGGCACGGGGATGCTGCTGATTCTCGTCATGGGCGCCCGCGACATCATCGCAGGCAACATGGAATACGGCACGCTGCTGTCGCTGCTGCTGCTCTACTGGATGCTTATATGGCCACTGATTGCCGCTGGCTGGGTGTTGAACATCTATCAGCGCGGCGCCTCGGCGCTCGATCGCATCAACGGCATCCTGCAGGCCGATCCCAAGGTTCGCAGCGAACCGACCGCCGTCGAGCCTGCCAGCCTGCCCAAGGATCTTGATGTTGAATTCCGCGAGCTGACCTTCCAATACGAGGGCACCACTCAACCGGCGTTGCAGGACATCACTTTGAATGTCCCCGCTGGGAAGACGATCGGCATCGTCGGCCGGGTCGGAAGCGGCAAGTCCACGCTCGTGCATCTGCTGCTTCGACTCTACGCCGTAGAGCGCGGCAAGTTGCTGCTCGGCGGTATCGATATCAACGATTGGCCATTGGACGAGTTGCGACGCCGAGTTGGGATTGTCTTCCAGGAGACTTTCCTCTTCAGCGATAGCATCGCGGAGAATATCCGTTTCGGCGCCCTCGGCGAGCTCAGCGATGAAGACGTCGAGGCGGCCGCCACCAAGGCCGATGTTCACAAGGACATCGTCGAGTTCCCGGATCGCTACGCGACGTTGCTCGGCGAGCGCGGCATCAACCTGTCCGGCGGGCAAAAGCAGCGCCTCAGCATGGCGCGCGCGCTGGTTCGCGATGCGTCGATTATGATTCTGGACGATTCGCTTTCCGCCGTCGATACGCACACGGAAGAAGAAATCCTGAGCGAGCTGCGCGAGATTATGAAAGGCCGTTCAACGTTCCTGATCTCGCATCGTATCTCAACGGTCTCGATGGCCGATGAGATCATCGTTCTGGAAGACGGACGTGTGACGCAGCGCGGAACGCACGAGCAACTTATCGCGAAGCCCGGTCTCTACGCCGAATTGCACCGCCGCCAACTCCTGGAGGAGGAGGTCGAGGCCATTGGCTGA